A region from the Lutra lutra chromosome 1, mLutLut1.2, whole genome shotgun sequence genome encodes:
- the MKRN2OS gene encoding MKRN2 opposite strand protein, with protein sequence MQCTEAGKALIKFNHCKKYIYSFSVPQCCPLCHQVIGSRKLEEAPISISNPFTNGHQEKCSFLLRPTQGTFLREYDGRSDLHVGITNTNGVVYNYTTHGVRRDEAGWEESVSIPLLQPGMYGLMDQWDKYLEDFSSTGAWLPQRYEEDRHNCYSYTLTFINCILTTEGKEQLGKEEFTEKYVVPRTRKASKYITLYRAIEEHGFYVTDHPDEETSPSEGSSSC encoded by the exons ATGCAGTGTACTGAGGCTGGAAAGGCTTTAATTAAATTCAACCACTGTAAGAAATACATCTATAGCTTCAGTGTTCCCCAATGCTGCCCCCTCTGCCATCAGGTCATAGGCTCGAGGAAGCTGGAGGAAGCACCTATTAGCATCTCCAATCCGTTTACCAACGGGCATCAGGAAAAATGTTCATTCCTCCTCAGACCAACTCAAGGGACGTTTCTTAG GGAGTACGATGGAAGGTCTGATCTTCACGTCGGAATAACCAACACGAATG GAGTAGTGTATAACTACACCACACATGGTGTCCGGCGAGATGaagcagggtgggaggagagtgTAAGCATCCCGCTACTGCAGCCTGGCATGTATGGACTGATGGACCAGTGGGACAAGTACCTGGAAGACTTCTCCAGCACGGGGGCCTGGCTGCCCCAGAG GTATGAAGAAGACCGTCATAACTGCTACAGTTACACCCTCACATTCATTAACTGTATTCTGACCACAGAAGGCAAGGAGCAACTGGGCAAAGAAGAGTTCACAGAGAAGTATGTGGTGCCAAGGACGAGGAAGGCCTCCAAGTACATCACACTCTACCGGGCGATAGAGGAGCATGGCTTCTATGTGACCGACCACCCTGATGAGGAGACAAGTCCTTCGGAGGGGAGCAGCTCGTGCTGA